The Collinsella aerofaciens genomic interval CGCTCGCCGGAAAGCGCTTTAATGGCCTGGTCAAACGCATTGCCCGCACGGTCGGCCTCATCCTCGGTCTGACGCTCAAGTTCGAGTTCTTTGTTGCGGCATTCGACGTAGTCTTCCAGAGCCTCTTTGAATCGATCAAAGTGGTACTCAAAGCCGTTTTCGATAGAAGTCGAAGGAGCCGCAACGGCACCGAGCGACGAAACACCAAAATGGCATCTATTGCATTTGTCCTGCCCGTCATAAGCAGCAACCGAGGCCAGCCCGCATGGCGCCCCCTTCTTATAGTTGGGGCAACTCGTTCCGTAATGCAGATACGTCTTGCCATCGATGGCACTGGTTGGCCACACCGTATCGGTATAGAGTTCCGTCGCTCGCACCTCGTCAGTGTTGCGCGGCAACAGCGGGATATAGGAAGCGACTTCATCTCCGTCCTCGGTTACATATGCACGATTGACCTCTGTACTCGCATAGGTGTAAAACGCCTTGCGCGCCGCCGACTCCGCCTTCGTCTCGACGCTTGAACCCTGCGGTTTTTCGTCTGCCAGGCGTTGACGGTAGTAGGTCTTCGCGCGGTCGAGCGCCACCTGTGGCTCCCACGAAATGCTCGAGGCATAATGCGGGTTCTGCTCACCCGAGAGCTTTGCCAAACTCCTCGTACGTTCCCACATGCATGAACAGCTACCGACCGAAGCCGGAACCGATCCACCGCAATCCGCAAGCCAGGCGCGTTCTTTTGCTTTCGCCGTCTCCTCCAAGGCCTTCTGCAGCTCATCTGCTGCGCGCTCCAGATCTTTCGATGTGTCTTTAATGGCATCGGTCGAGATCTCAGAACCCTCGAGCGCAACGAAATCCGACTCGGACGTCCTGGGCACGGCAAGCGCCGTACCGGTATAGGTCACACTATCGGTATCCTGCGCCGACACCGCCTGCGTGGCACGCGCGGCAATCAGATACGGCAGAGCCGTCTCGATTTTCTGCAAGCCTTCCGATGCGCTTTTGGCAAACTTGTTGCGCGTTTTAATGATCTCAATCCCGGTGTCGACCATATTGCCGGCAACTGGTTCGGCACCCGGGATGAGGATGGCGACCAGGCCCGTCCCGATCGTGGCAAACCCCGCTAGCCCCAGACTCAAGATGCTCGCATCAACCACCGTGGCAGCCGTGTGATAGGACGACACTACGTTGGCACCCGCCAGCGCGCCGCTATCGGCCGCCACCTGGGTGTCCCCCGCGCGCGACATGCTCCATATCGCCGCGGTCGACGAAAACAACAACGTGAGCACCACTAGGATGACCACGGCAGAAGAAAGCGTGGTGTAGGCACCGTCTTCGATAAACAGGTCGATACCGGCGCGGCCCATAAAGCCGCCTCGCTTGCGATGGCAGCTCGGACGGCGCGTCAAAACGCGTCTAGACCAGAAACGCTTAATCCCATGCAGCAATCCACGAATCATAATCTCCCTCCAGCCATTCGGGACGTGATTGATACGAGACATCGACCTTGAGCTCAACGTAGCCACCCTCGGCGGTACCACCCATAGCCTGCGCAAACGCACCGATCACAGGCAACGGCTTGACCTCGCCGGAAACGGACACGGACGAGACGCCACCCGCATCGGCCCGGCTAAGCTCAATATCCCACGACAACGGCCCGCCGGCATGAAAGATCGAAACGTTGGGCACTGCGGCAAGCCGGCGGCGGGTGAACTCCTTAAGATCGTCGTCCTCCGCCGTCGTCGTGATCATGAGCCGCGCGGTCTCGGCGGCGGCAGACTCCATGACCGCGCGCGTATAAAGCAGGCACACCGGTTGCAGTGCGAGAAGGATGAGCGTCAGAAACGTCGGCAGCAAAAAAGCGGCCTCGACCGTAGACTGCGCCCAGTCCTCGCGCGCGATATCAATACAACGCGATGTCCTTAGCGCCCGCAGCGGCGTCGATAACCGACGTCGAGGCAACGCCATGGGATGCCGCCCGCTCAACCAGCGCCGCCAAGCGTCCATCGGTGCCAGCACGCCAAAGTCCCACAATCGCCAGCACGATCGATAACAGCGCCACCGTGACGATGGCGTATTCCACAGTCGCTTGGGCAGATTCCTCGCGCAGGACGTCATGCATTTCACGACCCCTCCTTTGAGTTCGATGCCTGCGGGCTCAGGCGGATCACGCGCAGGCGGCACGAGGCATCGCCGGCATCCGCGGCAACCGTCACCATATCGACCCAGCCGCGCCCATCGCGCACGATGGCGCCCCATACGTTGCCCTTAATATCAAGATAGCCGCTCAGGGCGAGCTGGGCCGTTGGCACCTCGCGGTAGGCGCGTAACATATCCGCCGCCGCCTCGGTCATCGGTCGGTCCTCAGACCATGCAAGCCGGACCGTAATCGCGTTGTCCCCAGGCGAATCCGTCGCAGTGCCAGACCGCTTGTCGAGCGTCCGCAGAAAGGTTTGCGCCGTGACAGCGACATCCGAATCGTCCGCATCTCGCATCTCATCTTTTTGAGACGCCACCGCCGAATCTGAGCCCGAATCGAAGGCGGCCCCAGGACGCTGCTGCCGCGCGGCGTTAAGCCCCCAAAGCACCGCCGCTATCGCCACGGTCAGGCAAGCAAACACCAGCAGCACCCCGATGGGGCGCTCGCCCTCTACAGGCTGTTGATGCCCTCGCTGATAGCGTTCCATAGATCTTGGACCTTGCCCTTAAATGCGACGATGGCGATAATCGCGATCACCACGAGCACGCCGACCAAGATGGCATACTCGGTGGTACCCTGTGCACTCTCCTCCTGCAGTAGCTCCTTGGCGCGCTGACGAACATGTGCCGCCCGGCAAAACGCCCAGCCCTGGACCTTGCCAGCAGCGTCAGTCATCGTGTTCATGTATTCCTCCCTACATCATCCCGCCTGCTCCCAGCAGCGGGCCCAATATGGACAGAAGCAACGCCGGCAAGATGAGCGTGCCGGTGGGAATCAGCAGCTTGACGGGCGCACGCTCAATCTCGCGCTCGACCGCGGCGCGATGAGCCGCACGGATCTCGCGACTTTGAGCGGCCAGTGTCTCGGCAAGTGGGGCACCCAGGGCGAGTGCCTGCCCCACCGTAATGGCAAAGGTCTCGAGCGCTCGCACGTCCAGGTCGCGCGCGGCGGCCAACAACTCGTCCTCACGCGTGCCCACGCCCACCTGCCACGCCATGCAGGCCCGCTCAAGGCGAAGAGCCAGCACTGACCGGCGGTTGGCGCAGAAAATCTCAAGCGCCGCATCAAACGAAAGGCCGGCCGAAAGACCCAAGCGCACAACATCGATCATCTCGGACACTTCGCCGAGCGACACTCGCGCCGGGCCGCCCGCTCCAACCGCGCCCTTCACTCGCGCGGTCAGGGCATCGACCACCGAGCGACCCGCGGCAGCGACCAGCACCGCCTCGCGCTTGCAGGCCCCTGCGATCTTGCGCGCATCCGCCCGATCCAAACCCGTCGCGACAAATACACTCAGGGCACACAGGCAAGCCACAACTGCAACCAGGGCGCTCATAGCTCCACCCGCATAATGCGCCGGATAACCACCAGGGCAACGACGTTGAGGGCTAGACCCAGCACCACAGCGCCCGCACCGGCAGGCGTCGCAAGACCGCGACGAAAATCTGCCGAAAGCAGCGCCAACACCGCGCACATGCCCGCCGGCATCGCCGCGACCATATGCGCAGACATGCGAGCCTGCGACGTCTTAACATCCAGGCGGCGCTTGAGCTCAATGCGCTCCCCCACCATGCTCGACGCCTCGGACAGTAAGTCGGCAAGCGGAGCACCGGTGCGCTGAGACACCTTAAGCGCCAAGGTCACAAGCGAAAGGCCGGGGGCGTCGATGCGCACGAGCAAGTCATCGAGCGCGTCGGTCGCCGAGATGCCGCAATCGATCGCCGCCGCTACCCGCAAAAACTCGGTATGCACCGGTTCTTGCGCATGAGCGCCCACAAAGCGCATGCCCTGGGCCAGCGAATGTCCCGAGGCAAGCGACATGGAAAGTGCGGTAAACGCCTCGGGCATGGCCTCTTCTGCATCGTGTTGCTCGCGCCGGCTCTCAAAGCCATCCCGAGCGGCGCCAGCGGCAATCGGAGCAACAAGTCCCAAGGCAAACCCGAGGGGCGATAACGACACCATCGTTAGCAAAACGCAGCAGACACCGCTCGATAGCAGCAGAAACGCCAAACGCCCCGAAGCATCTTCGATCACGAGGCCAAGGCGACGCGCCGGAGCCAGCGATGCCCACGAACGGGCAATCTTTTTCAGCAGATCGTTTTCCACCAACTCACGCGGCAGCTTCTCTGCCACCGTCTCGAACGCCTGACGCGCCAGCTCCGCCGGCGGCACCTGCGGCACACGAGGTTCCGCCCCGCACGCCGTCGCGACAGAAAACCCTGCCAAACCCCCTACGACGAGGGGCACAGCGACCTCCATTCGTCCACCTCCTCTTGTGTGAGCGTCCCCGACCGCAGGCCTTCTGCGATAAACGGCGGCTCGCGGTCAAGCGTCCAGGTGCGCTCGGCGGCATCGAAAGTCACATAGCGCTCGAGCTCTACGCCGCCCGACGCGGCGCGACGCACCCCCGAATACGAGGAGACGAAGCGCCTGCCATCGGCGTGGCGCTCGGACATCACGATGCCGTCGAGCGCCATGGCAATCTGCTCTTCGATGAGCTCGCTCGGCAGATCGATGCCATAACGTGCAAGCAACGTCAGACGCACCACGGTCTCCTGCTCGGAACCCGCATGAAGCGTGGTGAGCGACCCGTCGTGGCCCGTGTTCATGGCCTGCAACATGTCGCAGCACTCGGCACCGCGCACCTCGCCCACCACGATGCGGTCGGGGCGCATGCGCAGGGCATTGGTCACCAGGTCGCGGATCGTCACCGCGCCCTCGCCCTCAATTGAAGCCTCGCGCGCCTCTAGACGCACCACGTGCGGATGATGCGCAAACTTGAGCTCGGCAGAGTCCTCGATCGTCACGATGCGCTCGCCGGTGGAAATCTCACATGACAACGCGTTGAGCAGGGTGGTCTTACCAGATCCCGTGCCTCCCGCAACCGCCAGGTCCTGTCGCAGCGACACCGCGCACGACAACAGCTGCGCATACCAAAGCGGCAGCGACCCCAGCCCCACAAGCTCGTCCAGCGAGCAGATGCGGTCCGAGAACTTTCGGATGGTGAGAATCGGTCCGTCAATCGCCACAGGCGGAATCACCGCGTTGACGCGATAGCCCGTTTTGAGGCGGGCGTTGACGATGGGGCTGCGCTCGTCGATACGGCGGCCAAGTGGCGAGATGATGCGGTCGATAAGCACACGGATCTGTTCATCATCCTCAAACGCATGCTCGATGGGGTGCAAGACGCCGCCGCGTTCAAAGAAAGCC includes:
- a CDS encoding TadE family protein, encoding MALPRRRLSTPLRALRTSRCIDIAREDWAQSTVEAAFLLPTFLTLILLALQPVCLLYTRAVMESAAAETARLMITTTAEDDDLKEFTRRRLAAVPNVSIFHAGGPLSWDIELSRADAGGVSSVSVSGEVKPLPVIGAFAQAMGGTAEGGYVELKVDVSYQSRPEWLEGDYDSWIAAWD
- a CDS encoding type II secretion system F family protein, translated to MSALVAVVACLCALSVFVATGLDRADARKIAGACKREAVLVAAAGRSVVDALTARVKGAVGAGGPARVSLGEVSEMIDVVRLGLSAGLSFDAALEIFCANRRSVLALRLERACMAWQVGVGTREDELLAAARDLDVRALETFAITVGQALALGAPLAETLAAQSREIRAAHRAAVEREIERAPVKLLIPTGTLILPALLLSILGPLLGAGGMM
- a CDS encoding type II secretion system F family protein, encoding MEVAVPLVVGGLAGFSVATACGAEPRVPQVPPAELARQAFETVAEKLPRELVENDLLKKIARSWASLAPARRLGLVIEDASGRLAFLLLSSGVCCVLLTMVSLSPLGFALGLVAPIAAGAARDGFESRREQHDAEEAMPEAFTALSMSLASGHSLAQGMRFVGAHAQEPVHTEFLRVAAAIDCGISATDALDDLLVRIDAPGLSLVTLALKVSQRTGAPLADLLSEASSMVGERIELKRRLDVKTSQARMSAHMVAAMPAGMCAVLALLSADFRRGLATPAGAGAVVLGLALNVVALVVIRRIMRVEL
- a CDS encoding CpaF family protein translates to MSLQTRIKAAGAAAGAAPVDAGRRRAVKRRTKCAVMDRMGYDEVARISAYIDPALARSELRPAVEAALNVEEPTDLATTERETIIDEILDDVVGLGPLQPLIEDDTVTEIMINGCRSAFFERGGVLHPIEHAFEDDEQIRVLIDRIISPLGRRIDERSPIVNARLKTGYRVNAVIPPVAIDGPILTIRKFSDRICSLDELVGLGSLPLWYAQLLSCAVSLRQDLAVAGGTGSGKTTLLNALSCEISTGERIVTIEDSAELKFAHHPHVVRLEAREASIEGEGAVTIRDLVTNALRMRPDRIVVGEVRGAECCDMLQAMNTGHDGSLTTLHAGSEQETVVRLTLLARYGIDLPSELIEEQIAMALDGIVMSERHADGRRFVSSYSGVRRAASGGVELERYVTFDAAERTWTLDREPPFIAEGLRSGTLTQEEVDEWRSLCPSS